A genomic segment from Maniola jurtina chromosome 9, ilManJurt1.1, whole genome shotgun sequence encodes:
- the LOC123868292 gene encoding protein phosphatase 1 regulatory subunit 16A-like isoform X1: MEHADLVSEMAQVEHLTTQERLHLARRRRMQQLKLWQQREKEWARTRAKREKSNKRSIYFSDSVMLLEAAARNDIDEVRRLLARGVTPDATNEDGLTALHQCCIDNNEAMMRLLLDHGANVNAEDSEKWTPLHAAATCGNLNLVRILIQRGANLLAVNGDGNMPYDICEEERTLDAIESEMAARGVTQRLIDETRAATEMQMLMDVAELVKQGMDLDEPRDNQGATLLHVAAANGYIKVVEFLLEHRASTDVVDHDMWQPVHAAACWGHLEVLELLVQYGADLNVRNKHDETPADICEEGEMRGRILRLAVEQEEVRRRAASAAGERLRAARRSSSTASTSRVRSVRRTSLREKQLAAKADARGEARLRETFDSAVDDEYQGLTNGVENDQNTANVPADLSHTRLSISSTTSNQSYDSGNVDYALPKHSYNQKGSLRTNDAIDSNDNLTFNQPKISNPLFGVNAASHYSPGPLHENETKLFERSLPNGVRKAPEGQDNEGYKTEDAIDGRKELVVNPNPIAIAEGGTATYTTDNNGKINVHVTVMINAGTLADLKKQRAQIRTSGSPVENSLNSTTNHSLNSIPEGKPDTQIQISPPTITPGTAIVPRFSGNTSEVVGDTKSRRCCIIM; encoded by the exons ACGCCGCATGCAGCAACTAAAACTATGGCAGCAAAGGGAAAAGGAGTGGGCGCGAACGCGGGCGAAACGAGAAAAGAGCAACAAACGTAGCATATACTTCAGTGATAGCGTCATGCTGCTAGAAGCCGCTGCGAGGAATGACATCGACGAAG TGAGACGATTACTCGCCCGCGGCGTTACTCCCGACGCTACGAACGAGGACGGCCTAACCGCTCTCCACCAATGCTGTATAGACAACAACGAAGCTATGATGCGACTCCTTCTAGACCATGGGGCAAACGTCAACGCAGAGGACAGTGAGAAGTGGACACCCCTACACGCTGCAGCCACTTGCGGGAACCTAAACTTAGTTAGAATACTAATACAACGCGGAGCTAACCTTCTCGCTGTGAACGGCGATGGAAACATGCCATACGATATCTGTGAAGAGGAAAGGACGTTAGACGCGATAGAAAGTGAAATGGCAGCTAGGGGTGTCACGCAGAGGTTGATAGATGAAACGCGGGCGGCCACTGAGATGCAAATGTTGATGGATGTTGCGGAACTAGTGAAGCAGGGCATGGATTTGGATGAGCCTAGGGACAACCAGGGTGCGACGTTG TTGCACGTAGCGGCCGCCAACGGGTACATCAAAGTAGTAGAGTTCCTGTTGGAGCATCGCGCTTCAACGGACGTGGTAGACCACGACATGTGGCAGCCAGTCCACGCCGCCGCTTGCTGGGGGCAT TTGGAAGTTTTGGAACTGTTAGTACAATATGGCGCTGATCTCAATGTAAGGAATAAGCACGATGAAACGCCGGCCG ATATATGCGAAGAGGGCGAGATGCGCGGGCGCATCTTGCGGCTGGCGGTGGAGCAGGAGGAGGTGCGACGTCGCGCCGCCAGCGCGGCCGGCGAGCGACTGCGGGCGGCGAGGCGGTCCTCCTCCACCGCCTCTACTAGCCG AGTGCGGTCGGTGCGGCGAACGTCGCTCCGAGAGAAACAGTTAGCAGCGAAAGCTGATGCGCGAGGCGAAGCGAGGCTGCGGGAGACCTTCGACTCCGCTGTCGACGACGAATATCAG GGTCTAACAAACGGGGTCGAAAATGATCAAAACACAGCCAACGTACCAGCCGATTTGTCTCACACGCGGCTGTCCATCAGTTCAACTACGTCCAACCAGAGCTACGACTCTGGCAATGTAGACTACGCCTTACCCAAACATTCCTACAACCAGAAGGGCTCACTGAGAACGAATGACGCTATCGACTCGAACGATAACTTGACCTTCAACCAACCGAAAATATCTAACCCCCTATTCGGAGTGAACGCCGCATCGCACTACTCACCAGGCCCCTTACACGAAAACGAGACAAAACTTTTCGAGCGCTCGTTGCCCAACGGAGTCAGAAAGGCGCCGGAAGGTCAAGACAACGAAGGGTACAAAACGGAGGACGCGATTGACGGTAGGAAAGAGTTGGTAGTGAACCCCAACCCGATCGCGATCGCTGAAGGCGGCACCGCGACCTACACCACAGACAATAATGGTAAAATCAATGTTCATGTCACCGTCATGATTAACGCAG GCACGTTAGCGGATTTAAAGAAGCAGCGTGCTCAGATACGAACAAGCGGAAGTCCAGTCGAGAACAGTCTAAACTCGACGACCAATCACAGCCTCAACTCGATACCAGAAGGAAAGCCGGACACACAAATACAGATAAGTCCACCGACAATAACCCCCGGTACAGCAATCGTCCCGAGATTTTCAGGCAACACTAGCGAAGTGGTCGGGGACACGAAATCGCGTCGATGCTgtattataatgtaa
- the LOC123868292 gene encoding protein phosphatase 1 regulatory subunit 16A-like isoform X2 has protein sequence MEHADLVSEMAQVEHLTTQERLHLARRRRMQQLKLWQQREKEWARTRAKREKSNKRSIYFSDSVMLLEAAARNDIDEVRRLLARGVTPDATNEDGLTALHQCCIDNNEAMMRLLLDHGANVNAEDSEKWTPLHAAATCGNLNLVRILIQRGANLLAVNGDGNMPYDICEEERTLDAIESEMAARGVTQRLIDETRAATEMQMLMDVAELVKQGMDLDEPRDNQGATLLHVAAANGYIKVVEFLLEHRASTDVVDHDMWQPVHAAACWGHLEVLELLVQYGADLNVRNKHDETPADICEEGEMRGRILRLAVEQEEVRRRAASAAGERLRAARRSSSTASTSRVRSVRRTSLREKQLAAKADARGEARLRETFDSAVDDEYQGLTNGVENDQNTANVPADLSHTRLSISSTTSNQSYDSGNVDYALPKHSYNQKGSLRTNDAIDSNDNLTFNQPKISNPLFGVNAASHYSPGPLHENETKLFERSLPNGVRKAPEGQDNEGYKTEDAIDGRKELVVNPNPIAIAEGGTATYTTDNNGTLADLKKQRAQIRTSGSPVENSLNSTTNHSLNSIPEGKPDTQIQISPPTITPGTAIVPRFSGNTSEVVGDTKSRRCCIIM, from the exons ACGCCGCATGCAGCAACTAAAACTATGGCAGCAAAGGGAAAAGGAGTGGGCGCGAACGCGGGCGAAACGAGAAAAGAGCAACAAACGTAGCATATACTTCAGTGATAGCGTCATGCTGCTAGAAGCCGCTGCGAGGAATGACATCGACGAAG TGAGACGATTACTCGCCCGCGGCGTTACTCCCGACGCTACGAACGAGGACGGCCTAACCGCTCTCCACCAATGCTGTATAGACAACAACGAAGCTATGATGCGACTCCTTCTAGACCATGGGGCAAACGTCAACGCAGAGGACAGTGAGAAGTGGACACCCCTACACGCTGCAGCCACTTGCGGGAACCTAAACTTAGTTAGAATACTAATACAACGCGGAGCTAACCTTCTCGCTGTGAACGGCGATGGAAACATGCCATACGATATCTGTGAAGAGGAAAGGACGTTAGACGCGATAGAAAGTGAAATGGCAGCTAGGGGTGTCACGCAGAGGTTGATAGATGAAACGCGGGCGGCCACTGAGATGCAAATGTTGATGGATGTTGCGGAACTAGTGAAGCAGGGCATGGATTTGGATGAGCCTAGGGACAACCAGGGTGCGACGTTG TTGCACGTAGCGGCCGCCAACGGGTACATCAAAGTAGTAGAGTTCCTGTTGGAGCATCGCGCTTCAACGGACGTGGTAGACCACGACATGTGGCAGCCAGTCCACGCCGCCGCTTGCTGGGGGCAT TTGGAAGTTTTGGAACTGTTAGTACAATATGGCGCTGATCTCAATGTAAGGAATAAGCACGATGAAACGCCGGCCG ATATATGCGAAGAGGGCGAGATGCGCGGGCGCATCTTGCGGCTGGCGGTGGAGCAGGAGGAGGTGCGACGTCGCGCCGCCAGCGCGGCCGGCGAGCGACTGCGGGCGGCGAGGCGGTCCTCCTCCACCGCCTCTACTAGCCG AGTGCGGTCGGTGCGGCGAACGTCGCTCCGAGAGAAACAGTTAGCAGCGAAAGCTGATGCGCGAGGCGAAGCGAGGCTGCGGGAGACCTTCGACTCCGCTGTCGACGACGAATATCAG GGTCTAACAAACGGGGTCGAAAATGATCAAAACACAGCCAACGTACCAGCCGATTTGTCTCACACGCGGCTGTCCATCAGTTCAACTACGTCCAACCAGAGCTACGACTCTGGCAATGTAGACTACGCCTTACCCAAACATTCCTACAACCAGAAGGGCTCACTGAGAACGAATGACGCTATCGACTCGAACGATAACTTGACCTTCAACCAACCGAAAATATCTAACCCCCTATTCGGAGTGAACGCCGCATCGCACTACTCACCAGGCCCCTTACACGAAAACGAGACAAAACTTTTCGAGCGCTCGTTGCCCAACGGAGTCAGAAAGGCGCCGGAAGGTCAAGACAACGAAGGGTACAAAACGGAGGACGCGATTGACGGTAGGAAAGAGTTGGTAGTGAACCCCAACCCGATCGCGATCGCTGAAGGCGGCACCGCGACCTACACCACAGACAATAATG GCACGTTAGCGGATTTAAAGAAGCAGCGTGCTCAGATACGAACAAGCGGAAGTCCAGTCGAGAACAGTCTAAACTCGACGACCAATCACAGCCTCAACTCGATACCAGAAGGAAAGCCGGACACACAAATACAGATAAGTCCACCGACAATAACCCCCGGTACAGCAATCGTCCCGAGATTTTCAGGCAACACTAGCGAAGTGGTCGGGGACACGAAATCGCGTCGATGCTgtattataatgtaa